CGGACGTAGATGTCACCCGTTGCCGGATCGAAAGTGTGGCCGCGGTAGGTGGAGTTCTCCAGGAAGATGATGAATCCAGGGTTGGGATCTCCACTCACCCCGTAAATCTCCGCTCCGGTCTCTGCATCCACCAGTTGCCTGCGGCCCTGTCCAGATTCCAGGTGCGAGACTCCCGATCCCTGGCCGTTATACCCGGGGTCGAAAGCGATGCCGCCGTGCAAGCGGGTTCGTCCGCCGGGGTTGTCCAGGATGCCGCCAGTCCCAAAGGCGGGCACCAGCGCGCCGGTGGCCGGATCCAGCTTTACAATCTTGCTGCCTCCGCTGTTTGCGCCGTCCTTGCCGGCAAAAAGCGCGCCGGTTCCGAGCGCCAGGGCGTTGTAGCCTTCGAGGTTGTTCGCGGCGATGATGCTTCCGGCCATAACGGAGGCCGAGACGGTTTCTCCCAGCAAAATGCCGCTTAGCTTGGCCACGCCCACAGTTGCCGCCTGTCCCGAGGCGTTGTAGCCCGCCACGTACGCGTGGACACCGTCATACGCCACGGAAATAACGTTGGTTCCAAGCTGAGAGCCTGGCTTAAAGACCTCGCTCAGGTCCACAGTGTTGTTCAGGTAGAATCCTGCCGCGGACGAGGGTGAGGCCAGGGCAGCGCATATTCCGGCGACGACGAGCGCCGCCATCAGACGTTTCATTCAGAGTATCCTCCTTTCCGGGAAAGTGAATGTACGGGTTCCACCGGGTGCGTCACAGTATTTGAACCGAAACGCTCAGGGTCCCAGCCCGCCATGACTCCGTGCTCCAATGATAACACGTTGCGGCGTTTCGTGGAAGAGGGTGAACGAGATTTTCTGCAGTAGGATGACTGTCCGAAGATGGCTCTCAGCGTGAAGGGAGCATCGTGAGCTCAGGGGGCAGTGCGAAGCGGATACTCTCTTCCCGGCCGCGCAGCTCTTCCACCGCTGAAGCCCCGAGTTCCCTCAGTCTTTCCACCGTCTGATGAACCAGTATCTCCGGGCTGGAGGCTCCTGCGGTGACGCCAACGCAGTGCACTTCCGGGCCAAACCATTCCGCCCGGAGCTCTGAGGCACTATCTATTCGATAGGCTTTGGCACCGTACCGCTCGGCCACCTCGCACAAGCGCAAGGAGTTGGAACTGTTCGCCGAGCCCAACACCAGCACCACCTGCGCCTGCCGTGCGAGCTCTTTCACGGCGTCCTGACGGTTCTGGGTGGCGTAGCAGATATCGTCCTTGGGTGGAGCCTGCAGAGCGGGAAATCTGCGCCTGAGCACTTCGACGATCTCACGGGTCTCATCGATGCTGAGAGTGGTCTGTGTCAGGTAGACCAGGCGCTCGGTGCTTCGGGGCTGCACGCGCTCGGCCTCTTCCACGCTACCGACCAGCAGGATGCGGTCGGGAGCCTCACCCATCGTTCCGGTGACCTCGTCGTGTCCTTCGTGGCCGATCAGGATAATGTCGAACCCTTCGGAAGCGAACCGGCGCACCTCCAGGTGCACCTTGGTGACCAGCGGGCAGGTCGCGTCAATGGCGCGCAGACCCCGGCGCTTGGCTTCCTCGCGTACCGATGGCGCGATGCCGTGCGCGCTGAAGACCACAACCGATCCGTCTGGGACTTCATCGAGTGTGTCCACGAAAATGACCCCCCGGGACCGGAAGCCATCCACCACGTAACGGTTGTGAACAATCTCTTTGCGCACGTAAATAGGCGCACCGTAGGCGGCGAGCGCCCGCTCCACAATCTCTATGGCGCGGTCCACGCCGGCGCAAAAACCTCGGGGCGATGCCAGCAGAATCTTCATAGCGTTTCCGTGTCGGCTTATATTGTTGCGAACCCTACGCAACAGGATAGCATGCCTGGGGCAATGTTGCAGTCTTGGACGCTGAGCCTTCCCGCGCGAGCGACAGGAGACGCAGAGATAATGTAATATGGGATGGGTGATCGGCCGGCGCTCGCCGCCTGCCGGGCCGGAGGCTAATGAAGCTTTGAGATCCACCTTCGATGTCAACGTCCTGAATACGGTGCCGCTGGTGCCTCCCCGCGTCATCAAGGAAGAACTGCCGCTTACTGAGACGGCTGCCCAGACCGTGCTGGACGCCCGCGACGCCATCGAGCTGATCCTGCGGGGGCTGGATGCTCGAATGCTGGTGGTGGTGGGGCCATGCTCCATCCACGACGAGGACGCGGCGATGGATTACGCTGGCCGTCTGCGTGCCCTGGCGGGGGAGCTGAAGGAGCGGTTGCTCATCGTGATGCGGGTGTATTTTGAGAAGCCAAGGACCACCATCGGCTGGAAGGGTCTCATCAATGACCCTTACTTGAACGGGACGTTCGATATAGCCACAGGATTGCGCAAGGCCAGGCGAATCTGTCTGCGGCTGGGCGAGATGGGTCTTCCAGCCGGGACGGAAATGCTGGATCCCATCACTCCCCAGTATCTGGCGGACCTGGTCTCGTGGGGGGCGATCGGCGCCCGCACGGCGGAGTCTCAGACGCACCGCCAGATGGCCAGCGGCCTCTCCATGCCTCTTGGCTGGAAAAACACCACGGATGGTGATGTTCAGGTGGCTGTGGACGGCATACAGTCGGCTCGCAACCAGCACAGTTTCCTCGGCATCAACTATGAGGGGCAGACGTGCATCATCAACACGCGGGGCAATCCTCTGGGGCACATCATTCTCCGCGGTGGGCGTCAGGGACCGAACTATGACAGGGAGAGCATAGCAGACACCGCCCGGCGCATGTTCGCGGCGGGACTACGTCCCAACATCATGGTGGACTGCAGCCACGGCAACTCCGGCAAGGACCATAAGAACCAGTCCCGGGTGCTGCGCGAGGTGCTTCGCCAGCGCGTGGCGGGCAACCGGACGATCATCGGCTTCATGCTGGAAAGCAATCTGTTTGAAGGCAATCAGCCACTGGGCCCGGACATCTCGGCTCTAAAATACGGGGTCTCCATCACGGATGCTTGCATCGGCTGGGAGGAAACTGAGGAGCTGCTGCGCTTTGCGCACGACGCGCTCAGCGGGCAGACCAGCCAGATGGTGGCCTCTAGTTAATGGCGCTTTCCAGATTTCGTAAAGAGCTCGCAATCCCCTGAAGGAAAGACTGGCGGGTTCGTGTAATATCTCGTGACGGGCGCGGCGCGGTGGTCGCGTGCGCGCGTCAGGGTGTGCGGGGCGGGGAACGACTCCCCCGCCTTCCAGTCTCTCGACAAGGAGCATCGGCAATAGACAGGCGAACGTCGCTTAAGACTCTTGTGCTGCTGATCCTGGTCTCGGTTCTGACGGCGCTGGCGTTTTCCAGTCAGCAGTGGCTGCCGCGGCTGGCGCTGGCGCAGGACCAGCCGGAAAAAGACCCTCGTCTCGAGGCCCGTTACCGCTCCATCGCTGCTCAGATCAGCGATGAACGCATCGCGGAGGTCATCCGTTACCTTTCCAGTCCGCAGGTCGGTTCGCGGGTGCCGGGCTATCCTGGTTCGGAGAAGGCGGCGCGCTTCGTCCAAGACCAATTCCGTTCCATCGGTCTGAAGGACGTCACCGTTGAAGAGTTCAAGGTCAGCGTGCCGATGGACCGGGGAGCGCAGCTCATGGTGGGTGGGCGCTCGATGCGCGTTTATCCCCTCTGGCCGAACATGGTACGCACCTCTCAGTTGCCGCCGGAGGGCATTACCGGGCCGCTCGCCTACATCGGCCGCTCTTCGCTGAAAGACATGCGGGACAAGACCATGCAGGGCAGCATCGCCCTGGTGGACTTCAACTGCGGCAACAACTGGATCAACGCAGTCCGGATGGGGGCGAAGGCGATTGTCTTCATTGAACCGGAGACCACCATCCGGGGAGAGGCCGAAGCCAAACACATGACCATTCCGGTCAGCGTCCCACGCTTCCTAGTGCCGCGAGCCGAGGCGGCGGCGCTGATGGCTGCCGCCGAGCGGCAGGACAGCGCCAGGCTCACCTGCCAGATGCCCTGGGAAGATGCGAAGGGACGCAACATCCTGGCGAAGATCGAGGGCACGGATCCGGCGCTCAAGAATCAGATCATCATTCTGAGCGCATACTATGATTCCATCGGTATTGCTCCCTCGCTTGCGCCCGGTGCCGAATCTGCGGCCGGGATCGCCGGGCTCTTCGAAGTAGCGCGTGTGTTGCAGAAGCATCCGCCGAAGCGCACAGTCTGGCTGCTGGCGACCGATGCCCACTTCCAGGGAATGGCCGGAATCCGTCACTGGCTGGATAAGCACCTTGACGAGTTCAGCCGGCCCGGCGTGGGCGAGCGGATTGCTGCATTCTTCTCGCGGTTGCCGCTCATCCCAGACCGCAAGCCGCGCCCGCGCAAGGATGTTTATCTGTTCGCCGGGCTGGACCTTTCCAGCCATTCCGAAGGGGTGGGGATCTTCTTCAAGGGCTACTTTTACGATGCCCGCGACGACCTGAAGGGCCGGTATTCGGATCTGGCCACCGTCACCCGCGAGAATGCGGCCCGCGTGTGCGCCACTTTCAACAGGGATCCTGAGATCGCCTTCGCGGACGGCGTCAATGATATCGCCGGCAAGAACTGGCGCAACTATATACCGGGCAAGATTGCATTCGACGCGGAATCTGTCTCCATCGCGGGGGGCGCTGGAGTCACGTTCGCTACACTGAACGACGCCCGGTCGCTGGTGGAGACGCCGTTCGACACGTTTGACCGGGTGAATGTGGCCAATATCGGGAAGCAGGTCCGATTGGTGGCCTGTCTGATAGATCACTATCTGCAAGATCCCACCCAGACGGGACGTCTGGGCTCCAAGATGTTTCCCATCCGTGAGCCGAATGCATATCAGCGCATCGGGATCCAGGGCGGCTTTTCCCGGGTTGCCGGGCAGGTGGTGGAGTACGACCCTCGCAAGAGCTTTGTCCCGAACCAGCCGGTGGGGGATTCCATCGCCATCGTGCGCAGCTATCACAAGTCTTTCATGGGGGTGCGCGCGAACCTTGTCTCGCTGACGGACGGACAGGGGTATTTCTCCTTCCCTGGAATCGCCCCCGTCACAGCGTTTTTTGGGCCGCATCCCACCACGCTGGCCGCTTATAAGCTGGATCCGCGAACGGGAGAGATCGTCTTCGCCCCGGATATGGGGGCCTTCGGCGGGGAGTTCGACTACAACGCCTTCGATGTCGCCACCAGCTCCAAGGAGATGCCGGTCATCGTGTTTCCATGCGTGGCGACCAACGTCTTCGATCTGGTGGATCCCCAGTCGCTACGGGCGCTTGGCGGCCTGCAGGTGCTGGACGGCGTGACTAACGGCCCGCCCCGGCAGTATGGGTTCGCGGTGGCGGTACCGGAGCCGATGGTATCCCACGTGGAGGATGGTGCGGTCATCTTTACGCCGCCGAACAGCCGCATCAAGATCACCATGGACGCCGGCCCGGCGGCCACCCGATTGCTGCTGCTTAACTCGAAGCTCACCAAGGGCGGGACAGCGGAGCAACAGGCGGCGGATGCCGAAGGGCGCGGCTACGACGTCGGGAACGGCATTACCATCACGAACACGGCCTACCGCGCCGCCAAAGATATGTGGATCCTGAACGAGTTCCGGATCCAGAAGCTGGCCAAATACCGCATCATCAATCAGGGATTGAACAAGCTGCACGCGCGTGCGGCCGAGGAGCTCAAGAAGGCAGACGAAGCGCTTGCGGCGCGGGACTTCGAGGCGTTCGAGGCGTATTCGCGCAGCGCCTGGGGGTTCGCGGCCCGTGCTTACCCGGATGTGCAGAAGACGGCGACGGACGTTGTGCGGGGCGTCCTTTTCTATATGGCGCTGCTGTTGCCGTTTGCCTTCTTCCTGGAGAGGCTGTTCTTCGGGTTTGCCGATCTGTATCGCCAGCTCACCACCTTCCTGATCATCTTCGTGGTGGTGGCCGTCAGCTTCACGCAGATCCACCCGGCTTTCGAGATCACCAGCAACCCGGTCATCGTCATCCTGGCGTTCATTATGATGGCGCTGTCGTTCCTGGTGATCGCGCTTGTGGCCGGTAAGTTCGAGGAGCAGCTCCGAGCCTTGAACCGGCAGGTCAGTGGCGTGCACCGCGTGGATATCGGGCGCGTCAGCGTTGCCGCGGCAGCGTTCTCGCTGGGTGTCTCGAATATGAGGCGGCGCAAGGCCAGAACGGTCTTGACCTGCGTCAGCCTGATCCTGGTGACTTTCATTGTGCTGTCGTTCACGTCCATCGTGAACGAGCTGCGCTTCAACGCCCGACCGACGCCTTACAAGCCTACTTACAACGGCATCATGCTTCGGACGGCCATGTGGGAGGTGCTTCAGGAGCCGGCCTACCGAGTTCTGAACGACGAATTCGGGCGCACGAACGATGTGGCCCCGCGTGCGTGGTTCTTCGGGGCAGCACTCGGAGAACAGTCTTTCCTGACCGTAAGGCGTGGGGACAAGCGCTACGACGCCAAGGCGGCCGTGGGGTTGACGGCTCAGGAAGACCGGGTGACGAACCCCTCGAAGGCGCTGAAAGCCGGGCGGTGGTTCCGGGAGGGAGAGGAATACACCATTATCCTCCCCGAGCGTATGGCCAAAGAGCTGGGTATTGGGCCTGCTGACCTTGGGCGGGAGAAGGTGCAGTTCGCCGGAGTGCCCTACACGGTCATCGGAATCCTGGACTCGCGGAAGTTCAGGAATCTGAAGGACCTGGACGGCGAGCCTCTGACGCCCGTGGACTTCATCCTGATGAACAAACAGCAGGCGCAGAGCAAGAGCCTGGGCGAGGCCGGCTTCCGGGAATACACGCATATGGACCCGGATACAACGTTCATTATCCCGTATCACACGCTGGTGAACCTGGGCGGCGAGATGCGCTCCATCGCCATCAACTTTGTGACGGCGGAGCAGGTGGCGGAGAAGCTGGACACGCTGATGCAGCGCCTCGGGCTGAACTTGTATGCCGGGAAAGGCGATACCATCTATCGCTACAGCTCCATCGGCGCCCAGACCGGGAAGGGCTTCGGGGCGATCATCATTCCGGTCATCATCGCCGCGCTCAGTGTCCTCAAGACGATGCTGGATTCGGTGTATGAACGCGTGCGGGAGATCGGCATCTTCTCATCCATCGGACTGGCGCCCAACCATATCGCGATGCTCTTCTTCGCGGAGGCGACGGTCTACGGAATCCTGGGGGCGGTCTCCGGATACCTCATTGGGCAGGGCGTCAGCAAATTCCTGGCTGAAACGGGGTATCTGTCGGGACTGACGCTGAACTTCTCCTCCATGTCTGCCGTAGTGTCCACCATGCTCGTAATGGGCATCGTGTGGCTCTCCACGCTCTATCCGGCGCGGAAGGCTTCGGAGGTGGCCACTCCGGCGATTGACCGTTCCTGGAAGGTGCCGGAGCCGGACGGGGACACCTGGCGCATCCCGCTGCCTTTCTCCGTGACGGGTGAGCAGGCCCGAGGTCTGAACAGCTTCCTGGGTGAGTGGTTCAAGGCGTATGAGGAGTACTCCGTCGGAGACTTTGTCACGCAGGACGTGGTGGCGGAAGAGTTCGACAGCGAACACGGCCGGAGCTATGCACTGAGCTGCAAGACCTGGCTTGCGCCCTTCGACCTGGGGGTCAGTCAGGAGCTCAGACTGGAGACCCGTCCGACAGCAATGGAGGACGTGTACGATATTCAGGTCATCCTGACGCGGCTCTCCGGCGACATCAGCAACTGGAAGCGGGTCAACCGGCGCTTCCTGAATACGCTGCGCAAACAGTTCCTCATCTGGCGCACCTTGCGTGCCGAGGAGCGCGACCGGTATCTGACCGGCGCGGCGACCGTCCCGGCCGGCGCGGCCACGGAGCCGACGGCCTAGGAGTTCTTGAGGGCTCCTCCCGGCGGTCGCGGGGCGGAGCAATGGCGGACATCGCGCGTTTTGCAGAGGTAAGGTGAAAAAAGACGAGGTCAAACGGATAGGCGGGACTGAGCAGGATCAGTCCATTGACGCGGCCCGTGCCCTGGCCGAGGAGACCGGCACAGACGAGGAAGCCAGGGAATACGAAAACGGGTTCACCATCAAGACGGTCATCGGAGCTCTGTTCATCGGGTTCATTATGATGCCGGGGGCCATGTATATGGGCCTGGTGGCAGGGCAGGGGCTTGGCCCGGCGGCTCAGTGGGTGACCATCGTGCTTTTTGCGGAAGTGGCGCGCCGCTCGTTCGTGCCGCTGAAGCGGGCCGAGATCTACACCCTCTACTACGTCGCCGGCGGCCTTTCGGGCATGATGGCCGCGAAAGGGTTGTCAGGCGGGCCGTTCGCGGGGCTTATCTGGAACCAGTATTTCATCCAGTCGCCTCAGGCGGCTCACGTGGCGCACGAGATCCCTTCCTGGGTGGTGCCGCCGCCCGGATCGCAGGCCCTGCTGGACCGCACTTTCCTTTCGTCGGCCTGGATCGTTCCTATAGCGCTGCTCCTGCTGGGAGAGATCCTGGGCAGGTTGAACTGGATCGGCGGTGGCTATGTGCTTTTCCGGCTGACCTCTGATGTGGAGCGTTTGCCCTTCCCGATGGCTCCGGTGGCGGCGGCCGGGGCGACGGCTCTGGCGGAAGCGGGCACCAAGGAGGAGTCCTGGCGCTGGCAGGTTTTCTCCACCGGGACCGTGATGGGGTTGTTGTTCGGGGCGGTGTATATGTTCATCCCCATTGTCAGCGGGGTGATACTGGCCAAGCCGATCATGCTCCTGCCGATTCCGTTCATAGACTTCACGGTGAACACGGAGAAGATTCTGCCCGCGACCCCTATCGGCCTTGTGGCTGACCTGCAGCTGGTCCTGATCGGATTCGTCATCCCGTTCCCCATCGTGGCAGGGTCGTTCATCGGGGTCATTGTGTTCCAGATCATCGGGAACCCCATTCTTCACAGGATGGGCTTCCTGCCCACCTGGCGCGAGGGCATGGGCACCATTACCACCAAGCTCTCGAACGACGTGGACTTCTGGCTGAGCGTCGGCATCGGCACCGGTGTGGCGGTGGGTCTTATCGGACTGGGGAGCGTCATCCGCTCCGCCATTAAGATGCGCGGGCAGCCTGAGCGCGACCGGCCCATCCAGGGGGTGCCGAAGGGACGCGGCGATTTTCCGCTGTGGATCGGCCTGGCAATGTGGCTGGTCGCCACCGTGGGCTACATCTGGATCTCCCACATCCTGGTGCCTGGATTCCCGTTCTGGATCCTGCTGGTATTCGGCTTGATCTGGACGCCGCTGATCTCTTATGTCTCGGCAAGAATGATCGGCCTCACCGGGCAGGGAGTGGGATTCCCGTTCTTGCGCGAGGCCGTGTTTATGAAGAGCGGATACACGGGTGCGGATATCTGGTTCGTGCCCTTCCCGATGCACGACCTAGGCGGGACCGCTCAGCGCTTCCGGGAGTTGGAGCTGGCCAAGACCAAGTTCACCAGCATTTTCAAGGCGGAGCTGCTGATGCTTCCCACCATCCTGATCGCCAGCTTCGTCTTCTGGCAGTTCTTCTGGCACACCAGCCAGATCCCGAGCGCGCAGTATCCGTACGCCAACCGGTTCTGGCCGCTTGAAGCGACCATGCAGAGTATCTGGATCACCGCCAACAAAGCCGGCGCGGATAACTTCCTGCTGAAGGCGCTGAAGCCGGACGTCATCATCGGGGGCGGCATTCTGGCTCTGGTGCTGTATGCGCTGAGCACGGCGCTGAAGATCCCTCTCCTGATGTATTACGGGCTGATTGGCGGAATGAACGGGCGCATCCACGAGGCGCTGCCTATGTTCGCCGGCGCCCTGCTGGGGAGATACTATTTCGCGAAGCGCTTCGGCGCCGGGCGGTGGGCGATGTATGCGCCGGTTCTCCTGGCGGGCTTCTCGTGCGGCGTCGGACTCACGGGGATGAGCGGCATTGCGCTGGCGCTGATCGCCAAGTCCATCAACTATCTGCCGTTCTGATATCGCGTGAAGGCTGTCCTGTTGAGGGCTTCTGAACGAGACCGGCAACGTCCGGAGAGCAGCGCCCGGAGCACGGAGCTCGCCTGCTGGAACGGGGTGGGCGCGCGGGTGCCGCAGGGGTGGGGGATTGTTGCCGTCTCCGGGGACCCTCGAGAAGGCTACCTTCGGGTGGATGGCCCGGACGGTGAGGCGGCGGAGGTCCGCTGGAAAAAGGCACGGCGCCGCCCGGACCTGGAGAAGGTGGCGGAGGAGTATCTCCGTCAGGTTCAGAAGCACGGCCGCCGGCGCAAGATCGAGTATCAGACGGGACTGGAAAAGGGTTCGCGTGAGCGGGATGAGCGGCCCTCCGACCTGCGGTTCCGGTGGCAGGCGGAGCGCCGCGGGTGGGGCCGGCTGTTCTACTGCAGGGACTGCAGAAGAACAGTTATCGCTCAGGTGTCTTGCCCGGAGTATATGGACATCGAGCGGCAGGCGGAGGCTGTTCTCGACACCGTGGCGGATCACGGGCCGGATCCGGAGATGGTGCGGTGGGGAGTCTACGGGCTGGAGTTCGCGGTTCCGTCGGGATTCCGGCTGGTGCGCAGCCGTCTGATGTCGGGATTTATGAGCCTGAACTTCCGGGGACGTCACGGAAGAGTGATCATCGAGCGTTGGGGGCTGGCGGATACGCTTCTGGAACCGGACGGGATGCTTACCTGGCACGGCCGGGAGTATCTGAGCGAGCTCAAAATGTTCGTGGGCGAGACCTCCGCCCTGGAATGGGGAGAGCACGAGGCCCTGGAGACGCGCGGCTTTGAGGGCGGACTGAGGCGCGTCAGAAGCGCTATCCGTGCCTTCGGGCTTCCCTCGCGGATGGAGAAATTCGCGAGCGTAGCCTGGCACTGCCCCGCCTCCAACCGCATCGTGGGGGTCCGGGGGTTCGGGCCGGCTCCGGCGGAATGGGTGCGGCGCGTGGCTGCGACGGTGAGGTGCCACTGACCGTGAGGCGCTCGAAGGGCGGTGATCTGTGGGGATTTCTGCCTTTCCGGCGGGGGCGCAAGAAGCCTACGCGGGAGGAGGCGCTCAAAGCCATTCCGGTGCGGAACGACCTTCTGCGCTGGTACAAAGAGGATGGGGAGGTCAATCTTTTCATTCCGCGCAAACGGGGAGGGTTTGCGGAACTGGTGGCCCGCGTTTTCCGGCTGCCGGATGAGAAGCGGCTTCAGTTGGACAGAGTGGGCTCAGGTGTGTGGGAGCTTTGCGACGGTTATCACGATGTGCAGAGCATTCTGGATTATGTCCAGAAGCGTCATAAGCTGACGCGGCGGGAAGCCGAGGTTTCTGTCAGCACCTATTTGAAAATCCTAGCGGAGAGGCGCCTGATCGGTCTGAAGGCGCCGGAATCGGCATCCAGGAAGGCCAAATGCAGGAGCAACAACACAGGATAGAGCGGCAGGTTCACCTTCCACTCAGCAAAGCGTTCGAGATCGCATTGCGCAACATCCGGATCCGCTTCGGGCGCAGCATGATCACCGCGTCCGGGATCCTTCTGGGAATCGCGTTTCTGGCGACGGTCATCACGCAGATCGCCGCGCAGAACGCGCTGAACATCGAGGTCACCGAGGAGCTCCGGATGCGCAACATCTGGCTGGTGACCCTGGCTCTTCTAATGAGCACCATCGGGATCACCAACTCCATGCTTATGTCCGTCACGGAGCGCTTCAAGGAGATCGGCACAATGAAGTGCCTGGGCGCTCTGGACCGGTTCGTGGTGACCATGTTCATCCTCGAAGGGATGTTGATGGGAGTGATCGCCTCGGTGCTCGGCGCGGTGGTGGGCGCAGGGGTGCAGCTGCTCGCCATCGGTTTCGGCCAGGGATGGTCGGTCATTGGGAAACTGGACTGGGGGGTGCTGACCGGGAGGCTGGGACTGTGCATCCTGTTGGGTGGCGGCCTGACCTTCCTGGCGACAATCGCTCCGGCTTACCGCGCGGCGAAGATGCCGCCGGCCGCGGCTCTGCGGGTGGAGATCTGAGTCCTCACGCCCGGCAATCGGCCGGCGGGAGGCGCTTTTCGGCGTTTTGGAGTATCAAGTAAACAGATGGCATCGAACGAGTACGTAGTTCGCACCAAAGACCTGTCGAAAGAGTTTATGCTTGGCGGAGTCCCGCTGCGGGCGCTGGATAACGTGCAGCTGGACATCCGAAGGGGAGAATACGTCTCCATTATGGGGCCTTCGGGCTCTGGCAAGTCCACCCTTTTCAATATGATCGGGGGCCTGGACAAGCCGACTCACGGGACGGTGTTCATCAACGACGTGGACATGGCCCAGCTGGATGCGCAGGAGCTTGCGTATCTGCGGTGCCGCACGATCGGTTACATATTCCAGACCTTCAACCTGATTCCCGTCATGACTGCGCTTGAGAATGTGACGCTCCCTACGGTGTTTGCGGGCGTCCCGACCGATGAGGGCATCGAGCGCGGCATCGAACTTCTGAATATCGTGGGACTGGGCGAGCGTTTGCATCACAAACCGAGCGAGCTCTCAGGAGGGCAGCAGCAGCGCGTCGCAATCGCCAGGTCACTGGCCAACAACCCGGCCATCATCCTGGCGGACGAGCCCACGGGGAACCTGGACCTCAAGACCGGAAAAGAGATCATCACGCTTCTTAAGAAACTGAATCAGGAGCAGGGGGTGACCATCATCTCGGCCACCCACGACCTGAAGATGCTGGACGTCTCGGACCGCGTGGTATGGATCCGGGACGGGCGCATCGAACGCATCGAGGAGCGCGCGGATCTGGACATCAAGGTTGGAGAGATGGAAGGGGTCGAGTCCTGACCGTCGTGGATGATTCTCCGTCCCGTTGCGATTGAACGGGACTGGAGTCTTATCCATATGTTCGTCACAACCGAGTTCGACCGCATACTGGGCCGCGTAGCCAAGCCCGGGCGATACGTGGGCGGCGAGACCA
The sequence above is drawn from the Armatimonadota bacterium genome and encodes:
- the ispH gene encoding 4-hydroxy-3-methylbut-2-enyl diphosphate reductase translates to MKILLASPRGFCAGVDRAIEIVERALAAYGAPIYVRKEIVHNRYVVDGFRSRGVIFVDTLDEVPDGSVVVFSAHGIAPSVREEAKRRGLRAIDATCPLVTKVHLEVRRFASEGFDIILIGHEGHDEVTGTMGEAPDRILLVGSVEEAERVQPRSTERLVYLTQTTLSIDETREIVEVLRRRFPALQAPPKDDICYATQNRQDAVKELARQAQVVLVLGSANSSNSLRLCEVAERYGAKAYRIDSASELRAEWFGPEVHCVGVTAGASSPEILVHQTVERLRELGASAVEELRGREESIRFALPPELTMLPSR
- the aroF gene encoding phospho-2-dehydro-3-deoxyheptonate aldolase, whose product is MGWVIGRRSPPAGPEANEALRSTFDVNVLNTVPLVPPRVIKEELPLTETAAQTVLDARDAIELILRGLDARMLVVVGPCSIHDEDAAMDYAGRLRALAGELKERLLIVMRVYFEKPRTTIGWKGLINDPYLNGTFDIATGLRKARRICLRLGEMGLPAGTEMLDPITPQYLADLVSWGAIGARTAESQTHRQMASGLSMPLGWKNTTDGDVQVAVDGIQSARNQHSFLGINYEGQTCIINTRGNPLGHIILRGGRQGPNYDRESIADTARRMFAAGLRPNIMVDCSHGNSGKDHKNQSRVLREVLRQRVAGNRTIIGFMLESNLFEGNQPLGPDISALKYGVSITDACIGWEETEELLRFAHDALSGQTSQMVASS
- a CDS encoding putative ABC transporter ATP-binding protein, with the translated sequence MASNEYVVRTKDLSKEFMLGGVPLRALDNVQLDIRRGEYVSIMGPSGSGKSTLFNMIGGLDKPTHGTVFINDVDMAQLDAQELAYLRCRTIGYIFQTFNLIPVMTALENVTLPTVFAGVPTDEGIERGIELLNIVGLGERLHHKPSELSGGQQQRVAIARSLANNPAIILADEPTGNLDLKTGKEIITLLKKLNQEQGVTIISATHDLKMLDVSDRVVWIRDGRIERIEERADLDIKVGEMEGVES